A section of the Candidatus Manganitrophus noduliformans genome encodes:
- a CDS encoding DoxX family protein translates to MKGLFQTDDSWSNFILRVMMGLIMFPHGAQKLLGWYGGFGFSGTMGFFTEKMGLPWIIAFLVIMGESIGALMLIGGVLTRFVAASLAVIMVGAIWLVHLPTGFFMNWFGKQSGEGYEFHLLVITICAALVLCGGGKWSADRVIAKKLAR, encoded by the coding sequence ATGAAAGGACTCTTTCAAACCGATGATTCTTGGTCGAACTTCATCCTGCGGGTCATGATGGGCCTCATCATGTTTCCGCACGGGGCTCAGAAGCTGCTGGGATGGTACGGCGGATTCGGATTTTCCGGAACGATGGGTTTCTTTACGGAGAAGATGGGGCTTCCGTGGATCATCGCTTTTCTCGTCATCATGGGAGAATCGATCGGCGCCCTGATGTTGATCGGCGGCGTCCTGACCCGCTTTGTGGCGGCGAGCCTCGCGGTGATCATGGTCGGGGCGATTTGGTTGGTTCATTTGCCGACCGGCTTCTTCATGAATTGGTTCGGGAAGCAATCGGGGGAAGGATACGAATTCCATCTCCTCGTCATTACCATCTGCGCCGCGTTGGTCCTCTGCGGCGGGGGAAAGTGGTCGGCGGATAGAGTGATCGCCAAGAAGCTGGCAAGATAA
- a CDS encoding NAD-dependent succinate-semialdehyde dehydrogenase, whose amino-acid sequence MAIATINPATGEIIKTFAPLTDPQIDEKIGKAEETFRSYRWSSFADRGKWMLQAARILEEEQDRFGRMMTLEMGKPIKAAKAEALKCAWACRYYVENGERFLADIEIKTDATRSDVHFQPLGPILAVMPWNFPFWQVFRFAVPALMAGNVALLKHASNVPQCALAIEEIFTRAGFPAEVFQTLLIGSEEVEHVIDDPRVRAATLTGSIGAGKAIGGEAGRRIKKTVLELGGSDPFIIMPSADLNVAVKTAVQARTINNGQSCIAAKRFIVAESVAEPFERQFVEAMKNLKIGDPMDEKTDIGPLATADQVKILDEQVRRSVSGGARLLTGGKPVDRPGFYYPPTVLTDIPKETPAYREEMFGPVASLFRVANIDEAIDLANNTIFGLGSSVWTNDREERARFIEEMEAGMVFVNAMVASDPRLPFGGVKQSGYGRELSDFGIREFVNIKTVCIKEGGEGNRSETE is encoded by the coding sequence ATGGCCATCGCAACGATCAATCCGGCGACAGGAGAAATCATCAAAACCTTTGCCCCGCTGACCGATCCGCAGATCGATGAAAAGATCGGAAAGGCCGAAGAGACCTTCCGATCCTATCGCTGGAGTTCCTTCGCCGACCGGGGAAAATGGATGCTTCAGGCCGCCCGAATCCTCGAAGAGGAACAAGATCGGTTCGGGCGGATGATGACCCTCGAGATGGGAAAACCGATCAAGGCCGCCAAAGCCGAAGCGCTCAAGTGCGCCTGGGCCTGCCGTTATTATGTCGAAAATGGGGAGCGATTTTTAGCCGACATCGAGATCAAGACCGATGCGACACGGAGCGATGTTCACTTCCAGCCGCTCGGTCCGATTCTCGCCGTCATGCCGTGGAACTTTCCCTTTTGGCAGGTCTTCCGATTTGCCGTCCCTGCCCTGATGGCGGGGAACGTTGCCCTCCTCAAACATGCCTCCAATGTGCCGCAATGCGCTCTCGCGATTGAGGAAATCTTCACGCGCGCCGGATTTCCGGCGGAGGTCTTTCAAACCCTTTTGATCGGATCCGAAGAGGTGGAACATGTGATCGATGATCCGAGGGTCCGCGCCGCGACATTGACAGGGAGCATCGGCGCGGGAAAGGCGATCGGAGGAGAAGCCGGAAGGCGCATTAAGAAAACGGTCCTCGAATTGGGCGGAAGCGATCCCTTCATCATCATGCCGAGCGCCGACCTAAATGTGGCGGTCAAGACGGCCGTCCAGGCCAGGACGATCAACAACGGCCAATCGTGCATCGCCGCAAAGCGATTCATCGTGGCGGAATCGGTCGCGGAACCATTCGAGCGCCAATTTGTTGAGGCGATGAAAAATCTAAAGATCGGCGATCCGATGGATGAGAAGACCGACATCGGTCCGCTCGCCACGGCCGATCAGGTAAAGATATTGGATGAGCAGGTACGAAGAAGTGTGTCCGGGGGCGCCCGGCTTCTGACTGGAGGGAAACCGGTCGATCGTCCCGGATTTTATTATCCGCCGACGGTTCTCACCGACATTCCGAAAGAAACACCGGCTTATCGCGAAGAAATGTTCGGTCCGGTCGCTTCGCTTTTCCGTGTCGCGAATATCGACGAAGCGATTGATCTCGCGAACAATACCATCTTCGGCCTCGGCAGCAGCGTCTGGACGAACGATCGCGAGGAACGGGCCCGCTTCATCGAAGAGATGGAGGCGGGAATGGTCTTTGTCAATGCAATGGTCGCTTCCGACCCCCGTCTTCCCTTCGGCGGGGTGAAGCAGTCCGGTTATGGAAGGGAGCTGAGCGACTTCGGAATCCGGGAATTCGTCAACATCAAAACCGTCTGTATCAAAGAAGGGGGCGAAGGGAATCGGAGTGAAACCGAATAG
- the polX gene encoding DNA polymerase/3'-5' exonuclease PolX: MTNAEIAKTLREIASLLDMQGVPFKPRAYEKAAHAVKITDLSVEEIYRRDGLKGLTEISGVGAGIAEKIATLIQTGRLPYLEALREKSPVDLARLSLIEGLGPKTINTLHAQIGIRTVEDLERAALAGKIRELPRFGEKSEQKILKGIAFLKSGGRHLLGAVLPLANDIQARLEMVPGVKQVAVAGSIRRRMETVGNADLLVISNDPDRVMDYFVGMPEAIYIHAKGPTQSRIKLSNRMNVDLRVVSEESFGAALCYFTGSKAHNIALREIAIAKQLKLNEYGVFREDRPIAGRTEEEVYAALGLPFIPPELREDAGEIGAALVGALPELIDYHSLRGDLQIQTNWTDGAHSIEEMAAEAKRLGREYIAITDHTKSLTVTKGADEEKLRRQMAAIDALNKKRSGITLLKGAEVNILKDGRLDISNETLAQLDVVGISVHSHFGLPREEMTRRVIRAMKNPHADILFHPTGRRIQRREPVDIDIDAVIQTAKETGTVLEIDAYPDRLDLKDEHIRKAVEAGVKLVIDSDAHHIRHLSHLHFGIGMARRGWAERSDILNTLGRNEFLESLKDGRRNHRRAA, translated from the coding sequence ATGACGAACGCCGAAATCGCCAAGACCCTTCGGGAAATCGCCTCCCTGCTCGACATGCAAGGGGTTCCTTTCAAGCCGCGCGCCTATGAAAAGGCGGCCCATGCCGTCAAAATCACCGACCTCTCCGTTGAAGAGATCTACCGGCGGGACGGCCTCAAGGGATTGACAGAAATTTCCGGCGTCGGAGCCGGCATCGCCGAGAAGATAGCGACCTTGATCCAAACTGGGAGACTCCCTTACCTCGAGGCGCTGCGTGAGAAGAGCCCGGTCGATCTCGCCCGTCTTTCCCTCATCGAGGGACTGGGGCCGAAAACGATCAACACCCTCCACGCACAGATCGGTATTCGAACGGTCGAAGATCTAGAGCGGGCCGCATTGGCCGGAAAGATCCGGGAACTTCCTCGCTTCGGAGAGAAGAGCGAGCAGAAGATCCTCAAAGGGATCGCCTTCCTCAAAAGCGGAGGCCGGCATCTGCTTGGGGCGGTCCTCCCGTTGGCCAACGACATTCAGGCCCGCCTGGAAATGGTGCCGGGGGTGAAACAGGTGGCGGTCGCCGGATCGATTCGCCGCCGGATGGAGACGGTCGGCAACGCCGATTTACTCGTGATCTCAAACGACCCCGATCGAGTGATGGACTATTTTGTCGGCATGCCGGAGGCGATTTATATCCATGCCAAAGGACCGACCCAATCGCGTATCAAGCTGAGCAACAGGATGAATGTCGATCTGCGCGTCGTTTCTGAGGAGAGCTTCGGCGCCGCCCTTTGCTATTTCACCGGCAGCAAGGCCCACAACATCGCGCTTCGAGAAATCGCGATTGCGAAGCAGCTCAAATTAAACGAATATGGCGTCTTTCGTGAGGACCGGCCGATTGCGGGACGAACCGAAGAGGAGGTCTATGCCGCCCTCGGCCTCCCCTTCATCCCACCCGAGCTTCGGGAAGATGCCGGAGAGATCGGCGCCGCCTTAGTGGGGGCCCTCCCGGAGTTGATCGACTATCATAGTCTGCGCGGCGATCTTCAGATCCAAACGAACTGGACCGACGGGGCCCATTCGATCGAAGAGATGGCGGCGGAGGCGAAGCGCTTGGGGCGGGAATATATCGCCATCACCGATCACACGAAGAGCCTCACCGTAACGAAAGGGGCGGACGAAGAGAAGCTCCGCCGGCAGATGGCCGCCATCGATGCATTGAACAAAAAACGAAGCGGCATCACACTCCTGAAAGGAGCTGAGGTGAATATCCTGAAAGACGGCCGCCTCGATATCTCCAATGAGACCCTCGCCCAGCTCGACGTCGTCGGGATTTCCGTCCATTCCCATTTCGGCCTGCCGCGGGAGGAGATGACCCGCCGGGTCATCCGCGCCATGAAAAACCCCCATGCCGATATCCTTTTTCATCCGACCGGACGGAGAATTCAGCGGCGCGAGCCGGTCGATATCGACATCGATGCGGTGATCCAGACCGCGAAAGAAACCGGAACGGTGCTGGAGATCGACGCCTATCCCGATCGGTTGGATTTGAAGGATGAGCATATCCGGAAAGCGGTCGAAGCGGGGGTGAAGCTGGTGATCGACTCCGACGCCCACCACATCCGCCACCTCTCTCACCTTCACTTCGGAATCGGCATGGCCCGCCGCGGATGGGCCGAGCGCTCCGATATTCTCAATACCCTCGGACGCAATGAATTCCTCGAATCGCTGAAAGACGGACGAAGAAATCATCGGCGCGCCGCATGA
- a CDS encoding ZIP family metal transporter: MSLGAGVLLSVASIEIAAEALKLAGAASTVGGMIAGAATFSIANAALSTAKDRKRCGECKPQPSEAEAPGSGTSIALGTALDAVPEALVLGVTLRAHGPDLALVMALALSNLPEALSGTAGMRLASRSSTYVLSLWSGIALGTAATTTLAFYLLSDLGPQVTAILKASGAGALIAMAAETMIPEAFHNGPRYSGVLAASGFSALILLGELAG; this comes from the coding sequence ATGTCGCTCGGCGCGGGGGTGCTGCTTTCAGTCGCCTCGATCGAGATCGCGGCCGAGGCGCTCAAGCTGGCCGGCGCGGCATCCACGGTCGGCGGAATGATTGCCGGTGCCGCCACGTTCAGCATCGCGAACGCAGCGCTCTCAACCGCCAAGGACCGCAAGCGCTGCGGAGAATGCAAGCCGCAGCCCTCGGAAGCCGAGGCGCCGGGCAGCGGCACCTCGATTGCGCTCGGCACCGCGCTGGATGCTGTGCCGGAGGCGCTGGTCCTCGGCGTCACCCTGCGGGCCCATGGACCCGATCTGGCACTGGTCATGGCGCTCGCGCTCTCGAACTTGCCGGAGGCGCTTTCCGGGACGGCCGGGATGCGCCTCGCCTCGCGCTCATCTACTTACGTGCTGAGCTTATGGAGCGGTATTGCGCTCGGGACTGCGGCGACGACGACGCTTGCCTTCTACCTCCTGAGCGATCTTGGCCCTCAGGTGACGGCAATCCTCAAGGCATCCGGAGCCGGGGCGCTCATCGCGATGGCGGCTGAAACGATGATCCCGGAGGCCTTCCACAATGGACCCCGCTATTCCGGCGTTCTCGCCGCTTCGGGCTTCTCAGCCCTCATCCTTCTCGGCGAACTCGCCGGGTGA
- a CDS encoding epoxide hydrolase family protein has product MAQTSPRRQSSERVADKDAIHPFRVTFSDTELAELRKRIKATKWPERETVADASQGVQLATMQQLARYWATEYDWRKCEAKLNARPQFITEIDGLDIHFIHVRSKHKNALPLIVTHGWPGSIIEQLKVIDPLTNPTAHGGSESDAFDVVIPSLPGYGFSGKPTTPGWDPIRIARAWIALMKRLGYTRFVAQGGDWGDPVSEQMAVQAPPELLGIHSNMPAAVPPDVARALQFGDPPPSGLSADERHAYDQLDFFYKNGLGYAIEMKNRPQTLYGIADSPVGLAAWILDHDARSYALIARVFDGQREGLTRDDVLDNITLYWLTNTAISSARLYWENKLVFFAPMGVSIPVAVSAFPDELYQAPRSWAARVFPNLIHYNKLDKGGHFAAWEQPQLFSEEVRAAFRPLR; this is encoded by the coding sequence ATGGCCCAGACCAGTCCGAGACGACAGAGCAGCGAGCGAGTCGCTGACAAGGATGCGATTCACCCGTTTCGTGTGACTTTTTCGGATACGGAGCTTGCCGAATTGCGCAAGCGCATCAAAGCGACAAAGTGGCCTGAGCGGGAAACAGTCGCCGATGCCTCGCAAGGGGTGCAGCTCGCGACGATGCAGCAGCTCGCACGCTATTGGGCGACCGAATACGATTGGCGCAAGTGCGAGGCGAAGCTGAACGCCCGGCCGCAATTCATCACCGAGATCGATGGGCTCGACATTCATTTCATCCACGTTCGATCGAAACATAAAAATGCCTTGCCGCTCATCGTCACGCACGGATGGCCCGGCTCGATCATCGAGCAGTTGAAGGTCATCGATCCGCTGACGAATCCCACGGCCCATGGCGGGAGTGAATCGGACGCTTTTGACGTCGTGATCCCGTCGCTGCCGGGCTACGGGTTTTCAGGAAAGCCGACGACTCCGGGTTGGGATCCCATTCGGATCGCACGCGCCTGGATCGCGCTGATGAAACGCCTCGGATACACGCGATTTGTGGCCCAGGGAGGCGATTGGGGGGATCCCGTATCGGAGCAGATGGCGGTGCAGGCCCCCCCGGAGTTGCTCGGCATTCATTCCAACATGCCTGCCGCCGTACCCCCCGACGTTGCGAGGGCACTCCAATTCGGCGATCCGCCGCCGTCCGGTCTCTCCGCCGACGAAAGACACGCGTACGACCAGCTGGACTTTTTCTATAAGAACGGCCTCGGTTACGCCATCGAGATGAAGAACCGCCCACAGACGCTGTACGGGATTGCGGATTCACCCGTCGGCCTCGCCGCCTGGATACTCGACCACGACGCACGTAGTTACGCGCTCATCGCACGCGTTTTTGACGGTCAGCGTGAGGGCCTTACGCGAGACGATGTCCTCGACAACATCACGCTCTATTGGTTGACGAACACGGCGATCTCTTCGGCGCGCCTGTACTGGGAAAACAAGTTGGTCTTTTTTGCGCCGATGGGAGTTTCAATTCCGGTGGCCGTGAGCGCCTTTCCGGACGAGCTCTATCAAGCCCCGCGGAGTTGGGCGGCGCGCGTGTTTCCCAACCTCATCCATTACAACAAGCTCGACAAAGGCGGGCATTTTGCGGCGTGGGAGCAGCCGCAGCTCTTTTCAGAAGAGGTGAGAGCGGCGTTCAGGCCGCTGCGCTGA
- a CDS encoding DUF6510 family protein, with product MMENKLDGNAAAGNLEEIFPFEMTLAQATCAGCGAHDVIGAAGAYMHGMGTIIRCNRCDAALIRVAHIRGHYLLDMRGVSVLQMKEG from the coding sequence ATGATGGAGAATAAACTCGACGGCAACGCCGCCGCGGGCAACTTGGAAGAGATTTTCCCCTTTGAAATGACCCTCGCCCAGGCCACCTGCGCGGGCTGCGGCGCCCACGATGTGATCGGCGCGGCCGGCGCCTACATGCACGGGATGGGGACGATCATCCGCTGTAACAGATGTGATGCGGCGCTCATCCGCGTCGCGCATATCAGGGGTCACTACTTGCTCGATATGCGAGGTGTAAGTGTCCTTCAAATGAAAGAAGGATAA